The sequence below is a genomic window from Mycobacteroides abscessus ATCC 19977.
GCTGCTGCCCGAATCCATGCAACGGATGAACGCGGCCAAGAACGTGTTGGCAATGATCACCAATATCGTTGCCGCACTTGCTTACACAATCGTCGCCTTCGACCGGGTGAGCTGGACGGCGGCGGGCATCATCGCCGCCGGCTCATTTGTGGGCGGTCTCGCCGGCGCCCGTTGGGGGCGCAGGCTGTCCCCCGGCGCGCTGCGTGCGGTCATCGTCGCGGTCGGCCTGATCGGCCTGTGGCGGCTGCTCTTCTAACAGGTCCCGTCTCTTCTAACAGGTGCCGTCGATCTAACAGGTGCCGTCGACACGCCGCGTTGTGATCTATCGTGCGAGTAGTTCGCGCATAACACGGCGTGTCGGCGGCAGAACAGACGGGCTAGACGACCTCGGTGAAGGCGCCGGCCAGCGTGTAGCGGACATTCTTGTTGGCCCGCGGGCTGGAGACGGATACCTGAATCTTCGGCTCGGGCTCGTTGGCGAAGAACTTGTCGACGGACAGGTGCGTTACCTTGCCGTCCTCGATACCGGAATCCTTGACCGCCGCAGTCAATACGTTGGCCAACACGGCGGGATCGACGATGTCGCTCTTGAACGAACTCTCCTCGACAATGCCCGGCTCGTTATCGCTGACGTCGACGGGCGTCGACTTCACGCTGGTGCCGTCGTACCGATACTCGTCGACGTTCTCACGCTTCTTCGGGTCGATGGCCCGCACGGCCAGCGACGGGCCGGCGACCGAGATACTGAGGTAGTCAGCCGGATTGGCACCGACCTTGTCGTTGATAGTGCCGAAGGCCTTGCTCAGCGCTTCGGCGTTCCATCGGCCGATGTCGTTGCTCGGCGCCCCGGCAGCCTGCGACGCAGCCGATTCCAGTGCGTCCGTTGCCTTTCGGCGCACGTCGGAACAACCGACGACCGACAGACTCAACGCCACACCCAGCGCGATCACACGCGTATACACCTACGAATCCTCCTGATGGTCTTCACAACATTCGCTAACGAACCTAGCGGAAGGTTCTCAGCCTCAGGCTGTTCAGTACCACGAACACAGAAGACATCGCCATCGCCGCACCCGCGATCATCGGGTTGAGCAAACCCAGCGCGGCCAGCGGAATGGCGGCGGTGTTGTAGGCGAACGCCCAGAACAAATTGGCCTTGATGGTGCCCAGTGTCTTGCGTGACAAACGCAGTGCGGTCGGCACGGTGGTCAGGTCGCCACGCACCAGGGTCAGATCGCTGGCCTCGATGGCGGCGTCGGTACCGGTGCCCATGGCCATGCCGATATCGGCGGTGGCCAGTGCGGCAGAGTCATTGACGCCGTCGCCGACCATGGCAACCCTCTTGCCCTCCGCCTGCAGGCGCTTGACGACATCGGCCTTCTCGGTGGGTTTGACCCCGGCGATGACATCACCCGCCGCGATACCGACTTCCGAGGCGACCCGCGCGGCTACTTCCGCGTTATCACCCGTCAGCAACACCGGTGTGATGCCCATGGCCTTGAGTTCGTCGATGGCTCGGCGGCTCGAGGGCTTCACCGTGTCGGCCACTTCGATCTCGCCGCGGCGCAGCCCACCCCAGCTGACCGCCGCGGTGGTGTTTTGGCCTTCGATAGCCTCGATCGAAACCTCTTGGCCGTCAACCACACCGCTGACACCGACACCGGGCTCGTTGCGGAAGTTGGTGACGGGCGACAGGGTAAGTCGAGCCGATGCTGCGGCCGCGACGATGGCCCTGGCGACCGGATGCTCGGAAGCGGATTCCACCGAGGCGGCGATGCGCAGGATTTCGTCGGCATCGGCCACGCCCGAGCCGATGCTGCGCCGCACCTCCACCACGCTCATGACGCCGGTGGTCACGGTACCGGTCTTGTCCAGCACGACGGTGTCGATGTCCTTGACGTTCTCCAGCACCTCGGGACCCTTGATCAGCACGCCCAGCTGCGCGCCCCGCCCGGTGCCCACCAGAATGGCCGTGGGGGTCGCCAATCCGAGCGCGCACGGGCAGGCGATGATCAACACCGCCACCGCCGCGGTGAACGCCGAGGCGAGCGAGTTGCCCAGGGCCGCCCAGGCCACAAAAGTCAACGCCGAGATAGCGAGCACGACGGGCACGAACACCGACGACACCCGATCGGCGAGCCGTTGCACCTGCGCCTTACCGGTCTGCGCGTCGGACACCAACCGCGCCATCCGGGCCAGTTGCGTGTCGGCGCCCACCTTGTTGGCGCGCACCACGATCCGCCCGTGGGTGTTCACGTAGCCACCCAGTACCGGCCCGCCCACGGTGACCTCCATGGGCACCGACTCGCCCGTCATCGTCGACGTGTCCAAGGCCGAGTGACCCTCGATCACCTCACCGTCGGTGGCCACGCGCTCGCCCGGGCGCACCACGAACTCGTCGCCCACCGCGAGCTGGTCGACGGGAATGCGCGTCTCGTGTCCCCCTCGCAGCACCGCGACGTCCTTGGCCCCCAGCGACAGCAGAGCGCGCAGCGCCGAGCCTGCCGAGCGCTTGGCACGAGATTCGGCGAACCGGCCCGCGAGCAGGAAGACGGTGACCGCGGCCACCACTTCGAAGTACACATGAACATCTCCGTGGGTGTGTCCGGCATTGGCGAACAGCACCCACAGCGACCACAGGTACGCGGCGATGGTGCCCAGTGAGACCAGGGTGTCCATTGTCGAGGCACCGTGACGCGCGTTGACCAACGCGGCGCGGTGGAACGGATAGCCGCCCCACAGCAGAATCGGCGTGGTCAGTGCCGCGACCAATATCTCCCAGCCGGAGAAATGTAAGGGCATCGCCATGGAGATGACCACTACCGGGATGGCCAGGATAAGCGAGCCGATGAGCCGTGACTTGAGCTGATCGTCCGGCACATCGTGGTTCATGTGATCGTGCGGATCGTGGCCGTCATGGTCGCCGGCGTGCGCATCCTGGTGTGAGCCGCCGACGACCTGCGCCGTGTAGCCCACCGATTCGACAGCCTTGACCAGATCCTCACCGGTGACCGAGCCGTCGTGTTCGACGCGGGCACTTTCCAGCGCCAGGTTCACTCGGGCGTTCACACCCGTGATCTTGTTGAGTCCTTTTTCCACACGGGACGCGCATGACGCGCACGTCATGCCATGCAGCCGCAGATCAGTGGTCTCCATGCCCGTGTTAGTGGTCTCCATACCCAGACCATACCCCTAGGGGGTACCAACTGCCAGGGTGACCTGCGCTACAGGCCCCGCCGCGCCACCACGATCTGCAACGGCATAGGCAGCTGAAGCCTGGCGCGGAGTTCGATGATGATCGACGGATCCGCATGTTCAGCAAGGCTACGTAACGCCCTCGGACCGTAGGCACGCAGCTGACTGATGGCGCCGTCATGGGCAACCGGACGCACCCATCCGACGGCCGCAGCGAAAAGGTACGCGGGCGCCAGCAGCGGAGCCGGCAAGCGCAACAGATCGATGATCAACAGAGTGCGCCCCACCCGGGTGCCCTCGACGAACACCTTCGCGGCAAGCGACGGTGGGAGATGGTGGAACGACAAGGCGAACACCACCAGATCGAACGCCCCGTCCGGCGCATCGATAGCCGTCGCGTCCATGACACGGACGCTCACCCGAGGATCCGAGCCCATACCGGACGCGGCAATCCCCGCGACGGAAGAGGGCTCGATGTCCGTCACCGTGATCGAGGCATCGGGGCGCAGCTTCAGCAGTTCACGAGACAGCCCACCGTGGGCGGCACCGAGCTCGAGCACCCGCGGACTGTCGATACCGACCAGGAATCCCGCCGCCTGTTCGGCATTCCACCTGTGCAACCCCTTCTTCTCACCCAGGAGGTCGAGCGACTCGACGACGGACCGTTTCTTCGCCGGAACATCGTCGCGGTCCAAATACTCCAGCCGATCCGTCTGCAGCTTGCGGTCCCACACGGGAGCGCCGAATCCCGCACGCGGCATCGAGTCGATATCAGCAGTTTCGGTCATGACACCAGCGTAGATTAATGTCAGCTATCCTGACATTAGAATTAGCTATGAATCGCGCGGGCGGTGCCACGCCGAGCCCGGACACCCCGCGATATCGCCATCACCAGGAATATTCCGGCGACGGCCGTGAGCGCAAGCGCCCGCGCCACGCACGCGCCGTCCAACACGGTGAAATACAGCGTC
It includes:
- a CDS encoding heavy metal translocating P-type ATPase, which encodes METTNTGMETTDLRLHGMTCASCASRVEKGLNKITGVNARVNLALESARVEHDGSVTGEDLVKAVESVGYTAQVVGGSHQDAHAGDHDGHDPHDHMNHDVPDDQLKSRLIGSLILAIPVVVISMAMPLHFSGWEILVAALTTPILLWGGYPFHRAALVNARHGASTMDTLVSLGTIAAYLWSLWVLFANAGHTHGDVHVYFEVVAAVTVFLLAGRFAESRAKRSAGSALRALLSLGAKDVAVLRGGHETRIPVDQLAVGDEFVVRPGERVATDGEVIEGHSALDTSTMTGESVPMEVTVGGPVLGGYVNTHGRIVVRANKVGADTQLARMARLVSDAQTGKAQVQRLADRVSSVFVPVVLAISALTFVAWAALGNSLASAFTAAVAVLIIACPCALGLATPTAILVGTGRGAQLGVLIKGPEVLENVKDIDTVVLDKTGTVTTGVMSVVEVRRSIGSGVADADEILRIAASVESASEHPVARAIVAAAASARLTLSPVTNFRNEPGVGVSGVVDGQEVSIEAIEGQNTTAAVSWGGLRRGEIEVADTVKPSSRRAIDELKAMGITPVLLTGDNAEVAARVASEVGIAAGDVIAGVKPTEKADVVKRLQAEGKRVAMVGDGVNDSAALATADIGMAMGTGTDAAIEASDLTLVRGDLTTVPTALRLSRKTLGTIKANLFWAFAYNTAAIPLAALGLLNPMIAGAAMAMSSVFVVLNSLRLRTFR
- a CDS encoding class I SAM-dependent methyltransferase, whose product is MTETADIDSMPRAGFGAPVWDRKLQTDRLEYLDRDDVPAKKRSVVESLDLLGEKKGLHRWNAEQAAGFLVGIDSPRVLELGAAHGGLSRELLKLRPDASITVTDIEPSSVAGIAASGMGSDPRVSVRVMDATAIDAPDGAFDLVVFALSFHHLPPSLAAKVFVEGTRVGRTLLIIDLLRLPAPLLAPAYLFAAAVGWVRPVAHDGAISQLRAYGPRALRSLAEHADPSIIIELRARLQLPMPLQIVVARRGL